From the genome of Acipenser ruthenus chromosome 14, fAciRut3.2 maternal haplotype, whole genome shotgun sequence, one region includes:
- the LOC131697370 gene encoding tRNA N6-adenosine threonylcarbamoyltransferase isoform X2, with protein sequence MTIVIGFEGSANKIGVGIVRDGAVLSNPRRTYITPPGQGFLPSETAKHHRACVLSVLKEALLQAGIQPADIDCVAFTKGPGMGAPLVAVAIVARTVAQLWKKPLLGVNHCIGHIEMGRLITGAANPTVLYVSGGNTQVISYSERRYRIFGEAIDIAVGNCLDRFARVIKISNDPSPGYNIEQMAKKGSQFVELPYTVKGMDVSFSGILSYTEEMAHKMLGAGECTPEDLCFSLQETLFSMLVEVTERAMAHCGSREVLIVGGVGCNLRLQEMMEVMCQERGAKLFATDERFCIDNGAMIAQAGWEMFRSGHVTSLEDSWVTQRFRTDEVEVTWRD encoded by the exons ATGACGATAGTGATCGGCTTCGAAGGCAGTGCAAACAAGATCGGTGTGGGGATCGTGCGAGATGGAGCGGTGCTGTCCAATCCCAGGCGCACATACATCACTCCCCCTGGACAAG GCTTCCTGCCCAGTGAGACTGCGAAGCACCATCGTGCCTGTGTCCTCTCCGTCCTGAAGGAGGCGCTGCTGCAAGCTGGGATCCAGCCCGCCGACATCGACTGCGTGGCGTTCACCAAGG gtCCTGGAATGGGAGCTCCACTTGTTGCCGTGGCGATTGTTGCTCGGACGGTGGCCCAGCTCTGGAAGAAGCCACTGCTGGGTGTCAATCACTGCATCGGCCACATTGAGATGGGGCGCCTCATCACTGGGGCTGCCAACCCCACTGTGCTCTACGTGAGCGGTGGAAACACACAG GTGATCTCATATTCTGAGCGGCGATACCGGATATTTGGAGAGGCGATAGATATTGCTGTAGGAAACTGTCTGGACAGATTTGCACGAGTCATTAAG ATATCCAATGACCCCAGCCCCGGCTATAACATTGAGCAGATGGCAAAAAA GGGCTCACAGTTTGTGGAGCTTCCTTACACAGTCAAGGGGATGGATGTGTCCTTCTCTGGGATCCTGTCATACACTGAG gAAATGGCTCACAAGATGTTGGGTGCCGGGGAGTGCACTCCTGAAGACCTCTGCTTCTCACTCCAG GAAACGCTCTTCTCCATGCTGGTGGAGGTCACAGAGAGGGCGATGGCGCACTGCGGCTCCCGGGAGGTGCTCATCGTGGGGGGGGTCGGCT GCAACCTGCGGCTCCAGGAGATGATGGAGGTCATGTGTCAGGAGAGAGGAGCCAAGCTCTTTGCTACAGATGAGAG GTTTTGTATTGATAACGGAGCCATGATTGCTCAAGCTGGATGGGAGATGTTTAGATCAGGTCATGTGACTTCACTGGAGGATTCCTGGGTCACACAAAG attcAGAACAGATGAAGTTGAAGTTACCTGGAGAGATTAG
- the LOC131697370 gene encoding tRNA N6-adenosine threonylcarbamoyltransferase isoform X3: MTIVIGFEGSANKIGVGIVRDGAVLSNPRRTYITPPGQGFLPSETAKHHRACVLSVLKEALLQAGIQPADIDCVAFTKGPGMGAPLVAVAIVARTVAQLWKKPLLGVNHCIGHIEMGRLITGAANPTVLYVSGGNTQVISYSERRYRIFGEAIDIAVGNCLDRFARVIKEMAHKMLGAGECTPEDLCFSLQETLFSMLVEVTERAMAHCGSREVLIVGGVGCNLRLQEMMEVMCQERGAKLFATDERFCIDNGAMIAQAGWEMFRSGHVTSLEDSWVTQSPCHPDLPNVQPQCMSQLAPFSSPSAHSARRQTG, from the exons ATGACGATAGTGATCGGCTTCGAAGGCAGTGCAAACAAGATCGGTGTGGGGATCGTGCGAGATGGAGCGGTGCTGTCCAATCCCAGGCGCACATACATCACTCCCCCTGGACAAG GCTTCCTGCCCAGTGAGACTGCGAAGCACCATCGTGCCTGTGTCCTCTCCGTCCTGAAGGAGGCGCTGCTGCAAGCTGGGATCCAGCCCGCCGACATCGACTGCGTGGCGTTCACCAAGG gtCCTGGAATGGGAGCTCCACTTGTTGCCGTGGCGATTGTTGCTCGGACGGTGGCCCAGCTCTGGAAGAAGCCACTGCTGGGTGTCAATCACTGCATCGGCCACATTGAGATGGGGCGCCTCATCACTGGGGCTGCCAACCCCACTGTGCTCTACGTGAGCGGTGGAAACACACAG GTGATCTCATATTCTGAGCGGCGATACCGGATATTTGGAGAGGCGATAGATATTGCTGTAGGAAACTGTCTGGACAGATTTGCACGAGTCATTAAG gAAATGGCTCACAAGATGTTGGGTGCCGGGGAGTGCACTCCTGAAGACCTCTGCTTCTCACTCCAG GAAACGCTCTTCTCCATGCTGGTGGAGGTCACAGAGAGGGCGATGGCGCACTGCGGCTCCCGGGAGGTGCTCATCGTGGGGGGGGTCGGCT GCAACCTGCGGCTCCAGGAGATGATGGAGGTCATGTGTCAGGAGAGAGGAGCCAAGCTCTTTGCTACAGATGAGAG GTTTTGTATTGATAACGGAGCCATGATTGCTCAAGCTGGATGGGAGATGTTTAGATCAGGTCATGTGACTTCACTGGAGGATTCCTGGGTCACACAAAG CCCATGTCATCCAGACCTCCCCAATGTACAACCTCAGTGCATGTCTCAGCTGGCCCCTTTTTCATCACCTTCTGCACACTCTGCAAGAAGACAGACAGGATGA
- the LOC131697370 gene encoding tRNA N6-adenosine threonylcarbamoyltransferase isoform X1, which yields MTIVIGFEGSANKIGVGIVRDGAVLSNPRRTYITPPGQGFLPSETAKHHRACVLSVLKEALLQAGIQPADIDCVAFTKGPGMGAPLVAVAIVARTVAQLWKKPLLGVNHCIGHIEMGRLITGAANPTVLYVSGGNTQVISYSERRYRIFGEAIDIAVGNCLDRFARVIKISNDPSPGYNIEQMAKKGSQFVELPYTVKGMDVSFSGILSYTEEMAHKMLGAGECTPEDLCFSLQETLFSMLVEVTERAMAHCGSREVLIVGGVGCNLRLQEMMEVMCQERGAKLFATDERFCIDNGAMIAQAGWEMFRSGHVTSLEDSWVTQSPCHPDLPNVQPQCMSQLAPFSSPSAHSARRQTG from the exons ATGACGATAGTGATCGGCTTCGAAGGCAGTGCAAACAAGATCGGTGTGGGGATCGTGCGAGATGGAGCGGTGCTGTCCAATCCCAGGCGCACATACATCACTCCCCCTGGACAAG GCTTCCTGCCCAGTGAGACTGCGAAGCACCATCGTGCCTGTGTCCTCTCCGTCCTGAAGGAGGCGCTGCTGCAAGCTGGGATCCAGCCCGCCGACATCGACTGCGTGGCGTTCACCAAGG gtCCTGGAATGGGAGCTCCACTTGTTGCCGTGGCGATTGTTGCTCGGACGGTGGCCCAGCTCTGGAAGAAGCCACTGCTGGGTGTCAATCACTGCATCGGCCACATTGAGATGGGGCGCCTCATCACTGGGGCTGCCAACCCCACTGTGCTCTACGTGAGCGGTGGAAACACACAG GTGATCTCATATTCTGAGCGGCGATACCGGATATTTGGAGAGGCGATAGATATTGCTGTAGGAAACTGTCTGGACAGATTTGCACGAGTCATTAAG ATATCCAATGACCCCAGCCCCGGCTATAACATTGAGCAGATGGCAAAAAA GGGCTCACAGTTTGTGGAGCTTCCTTACACAGTCAAGGGGATGGATGTGTCCTTCTCTGGGATCCTGTCATACACTGAG gAAATGGCTCACAAGATGTTGGGTGCCGGGGAGTGCACTCCTGAAGACCTCTGCTTCTCACTCCAG GAAACGCTCTTCTCCATGCTGGTGGAGGTCACAGAGAGGGCGATGGCGCACTGCGGCTCCCGGGAGGTGCTCATCGTGGGGGGGGTCGGCT GCAACCTGCGGCTCCAGGAGATGATGGAGGTCATGTGTCAGGAGAGAGGAGCCAAGCTCTTTGCTACAGATGAGAG GTTTTGTATTGATAACGGAGCCATGATTGCTCAAGCTGGATGGGAGATGTTTAGATCAGGTCATGTGACTTCACTGGAGGATTCCTGGGTCACACAAAG CCCATGTCATCCAGACCTCCCCAATGTACAACCTCAGTGCATGTCTCAGCTGGCCCCTTTTTCATCACCTTCTGCACACTCTGCAAGAAGACAGACAGGATGA
- the LOC131697371 gene encoding DNA-(apurinic or apyrimidinic site) endonuclease-like: protein MSKRAKKNEARVEDAEPDSGAGSEAKRSKKTGGKAVKEPEAPVLYEDSPDKLSTPDGRAANLKITSWNVDGLRAWVKKSGLDWVREEDPDIICLQETKCSEKALPAEITDMPEYPHKYWAASDEKEGYSGVAMLCKTKPINVTFGIGKEEHDKEGRVITAEFPSYFLVTAYVPNAGRGLVRLEYRKGWDVDFRAYLTELDQRKPLILCGDLNVAHQELDLKNPKTNRKSPGFTPEERQGFSALLAAGFVDSFRHLYPERPGAFTFWTYMMNSRSKNVGWRLDYYVLSQALLQNLCDSKIRSKAMGSDHCPITLHMTL, encoded by the exons ATGTCTAAACGAGCCAAGAAGAATGAAGCGAGAGTGGAGGATGCAGAGCCGGACAGCGGAGCAG GCTCGGAGGCTAAGCGCAGTAAGAAGACAGGAGGGAAAGCAGTCAAGGAGCCGGAAGCCCCAGTGCTGTACGAGGACTCTCCGGATAAACTGAGCACCCCAGACGGCCGAGCTGCCAATCTCAAAATCACCTCCTGGAATGTGGACGGGCTGCGTGCCTGGGTCAAGAAGAGCGGTCTCGAC TGGGTGAGGGAGGAGGACCCTGATATCATCTGCCTCCAGGAAACGAAGTGTTCTGAGAAGGCTCTGCCTGCTGAGATCACAGACATGCCTGAATACCCACACAAGTACTGGGCTGCCTCTGACGAGAAGGAGGGCTACAGTGGGGTGGCCATGCTCTGCAAGACCAAGCCCATCAACGTCACCTTCGGAATCG GCAAGGAGGAGCACGATAAGGAAGGCCGGGTCATCACGGCAGAGTTCCCTTCCTACTTCCTGGTGACGGCCTACGTTCCCAATGCCGGCCGCGGCCTGGTCCGGCTGGAATACCGTAAGGGCTGGGATGTGGACTTCCGAGCCTACCTCACCGAGCTGGACCAGCGCAAGCCCCTCATCCTGTGTGGGGATCTCAATGTAGCCCACCAGGAGCTCGACCTGAAGAACCCCAAAACCAACCGCAAGAGCCCCGGCTTTACCCCCGAGGAGCGGCAGGGCTTCAGCGCTCTGCTGGCCGCGGGTTTCGTGGACAGCTTCCGCCATCTCTACCCAGAGCGCCCGGGCGCCTTCACCTTCTGGACCTACATGATGAACTCACGCAGCAAGAATGTGGGCTGGAGGCTCGACTACTACGTGCTGTCCCAGGCCCTGCTGCAGAACCTCTGTGACAGCAAGATCAGGTCCAAGGCCATGGGCAGCGACCACTGCCCCATCACACTGCACATGACCCTGTGA